caactccgattcccttttacatttcatggttggtttaatttagaaccttttggcgatgatccagatcaccatgtggacggtgtaaatctaattagcagggaaatgagctgcttggcggaggcctgcgctcgctgagtgcttttctagttggatATTGTTTAATTTCTTCAAGACAAGATCAGAGAGGTTGGAACTGCATCTAGATATCTGAATTtatgtgaaaacaaaaaaaatatgaataattgATTAGTATTATTGAGTATTATTGTTCTCCTGTACTCTTTTACAGACACAACTTTGTCCTATACCACAAAATCCCTTGAAGGTGTTATATTACAAGTTCCTGGTACCACTGACTGAAAACAGTTCTGCTGTGTTGATGATCTCACGGCAAGCTCCCACTATGGCACAGGTCTCCTTGTAATCTTTCTGATCTTGCCCTGAGCTTTTATACGGGACCTTTTCACAGAGTTCCAGTATATAAGAGTTGAAATGAAGATTGTCAGTGAAATGGCGAAGGTGACAACAGTCAAACAAATCCCAAACACTGCCCCGGGACGTTTTCTTAGGCCCAAGAAGTATGAGACAAATCTGGACTTGATCTGAAAACATGACAATTGCATTCGTGTGAGATAGTTTTAGGATTAcaaatgcataataataattcttaCTTAAGCACACAACTGTAATGGTTTAGGCTGCAGAAAAACGGCATCCCTGCATACATCTTGTTAGTAGGCATCGGTAGGCAGTGTCAGATTGGGCATTCATAGTATTCTAACAGAATATCCCACCtcagcagaaacagaatttTCTATAAGaccaaaacatttacatttatttttactcaatGTAAAATACTGTTGAATAAAAACATGAGCATATTTGCTCCTGCTTACCGCCTCAGCGATGTCGATCTTGATGACTGCAGTGGTGCTGAAGGATGGCTGGCCCTGGTCCCGGGCCTGCACCACCAGGGACCAGGTGCAGTCGGCCTGCTTGGTGATGTTTTGAATGATGGCCATCGACTTGATGTAGGACTTGAGCACAATCTCCCCCGTGTCAGCATCGATGTCAAAGATGTTGTTGTCTGGCTCAGCTTTCATGATGGTGTATTCGATAACATTGTTGGGTATTTCGGCGTCGGCGTCTACAGCCTGCGCCAAAGGAGATGCATTTGGTTAAAACAGAATTGGGTGGTAGGCTGTTTACAGTATGAGTAGGACACATACCTCTATTTTCACTGGTGCTCCGATCACCATAGTGGTTTCAAGAAAGTTGTCATTGAACGCAGGGGGGTGGTCGTTCAGGTCCAGGACAGTTACAAAGACCTCGGCTAGGCTGTACTTCCCCTCTGTGTCCTCTGCCTTCACATAGAAGTTATACTTGGATCTCACTTCTGCATCCAGGCTTGCCCACGGCTGGGTGTAGATGATCCCAGTTGTAGGCTGGATCAAAAACCTGTAAATGGTGACATGATCTTATGCTAGCCTATAGCGACTTCACAGTGAAGGTAGTCAGAAACAAACAGTCTATTTTCTCCTCCAATCCCATTAAAGGATTAACTAAGATGGAGGGAAACAAGGCAAAGGGCAGGACTGCATGAGCCTGTCCATGTTGAAGGCTATTGTAAAACAGGAATTTTGGAATAGTCTGAAGCAAGACAGTTTCCAAAAGGCTTTGGCTATGCAAGTATCAATAAACCTCTATCCTCGACTTGTTGCTGAACTCCGAGAGTATCATGCAACATCACATCTTGAGTCTGAGTTAAAAATCTGGACtgagacacaagacaaaaaacGTTTTTAGCACAGACGCAACAGAAATGTTTCTCCTGGATTTCTAATAAAAAAGGAGTTCAAAGTAAATAACAGGAAATCCCCGAAGGCGCCGTGATACCTACATGCATTAGAGAACTCTGCTCCAATGTGAGCTATTAAGTTAGTTATTTAAAACAAGCATATATTATATGCTCATTCATTTCCTTTGGAACAAATGTCCCTGGTTAAAACCACATAAGTTACATTCTTATACTCACAAGTCAACCCCTGATCCGTAGATGGAGTATTTCACTTCACCCCACGGTCCTGAGTCTGGGTCTGtagcctgcagacagacagaacacaTGTTGTGGTGTGGTTGTTGCATACATCTGGGCGGTTGATTATCATTTTCACAGGGTGGTCCTTAattcctctttctctcactgCATTACTATGACTTATCTCCCCCTTTTCCTTGCATAATGTTTGGTTAAAGTCAGATTTCTTCTTACTTTCCTCCATAATATGCTTAAAAACCCTGAAAATGTGCCAGATTTGAtagcatgtctttggaggaaagagaaaaagagatttGTCGGCCGCATGAACTCTGTAAACCGAATAAATCTGAGCAGGGGTCAGCTATAAAAAGACAGATTTTTGATGTCATATGAGCGTCATCATCGGCGTGGGAGTGAGCCAATctcagctggctgctgcagagATGTCTGTTTGCTGTCTCCATTTGTCCAAGGTCACTCAGTGGCTGCTCTTTTATCTGATTGAAATTGTCTGGGATCAAGAAAATGAGCCTCTGTGGTGTTCATGCAGGGGCAGGATTTATTAGCAATCGTCCCTGCTGCTCtgagcatccatccatccatctatctatctatctgcctTGTACTATCAGGCTTCAGAGAAAAATCTGGGACTTTGATGTTACACAACGAGATGAAAGTGATAGCCATCTGGCAGCTTACCTCCCCTGGCTTTTATCTACATGTTTTCATGTATTATCCCCCTGCTGCCCAAAAAGTCTACATTTAAAGAATTAACGGCTCTCTGGGGTTTTTGTACAAATCAGCGCTCGTGTTCAGCTCAGAGTGACGTACGACGGTGATGGCGTGTATTTTTAGACAGGATGACAGCGTGCTTACTGTGACTGACACCACATTGGAGCCACCGGGTGAGTTCTCTGGAATTCTGGAGATGTAGTAATCCGAGGAGAATTTGGGAGAGTTGTCATTGGTGTCAAGGAGATGAATGACAACGTCTGCAGTGGCACTGAATCTTTCAGGCGTGTCAACCTCGATAGCAAGCAGCTAAAAGGtataaataaagacataaagCATAATGTTAGCGGAAACCCGAGCATCTATTTAgaacatttctacatttttgATTTTGAGTCCATTTCTTCTTCACGGTGATGCATCGTGGTTTAACCTTGTATCTAAGAAAATGGTATTTCTCATAGTCCATGGATGCAGAATCCTCGACTAAGATTGTGACTTGGGCCTCGTTGAGAACAGTCTGAGGGACGACTCTCAGCATCCTCCCTGGGCCAATCAGTTTCAGATTGAATTTGGCATTTGCACCCTACAAAACCAAACACAGATCACACATTCAGATTATCTTATTAGTGAGCacattaatgtttttatttagtaATCTAATCTTGTTACAGACATGGATCCACGGCATAAATCGTCACTTATGCTGACTTTCAATGCAATACAAATATATCTCTGACAATGGAAGACCTGTAAACATGTCATGGATATAGAAGGCAAGAGACCAGCGTGAACATGATGTTAATGGCTTCAAAGGTCACTGTAAAGAGcagcttttctcattttttcCAAATCAAGATCAGACGAGGATCAATCGTTGGCCCCACCTGATCAGAGTCATTGACTGTGATTTTCAGTCCCCGCAGTATCTCTCCCTCCGGTGGATGCTCACACATGGTCAACTCAAACATGGTCTGGGGGCCATGCTCTCCGTAGAAAGTAGGCGGGTTATTATTAAGGTCCACCACACGGATCACCACCGTGGTTACCCCGTAGTCCATGAGTCGGCCTTCAGGACTTACTTCTGATGCCTGGGAGGGGGGTAACATTTAAACCCATCAGCCCATATCGATCAGTTCTTTAATAAACTTTGCAATGAGGAGGGGAAATAAATGTGCCTTTTTTTCAGTTGAACAAAGCAGAGGAATGGACCAGAACTTACCCTGACTTGGATGTTAAATATCTCTCTCTTCAGGTGGACGGGGAGTATTTGTAGGGTGATACAGCCACTTGTTTCATTGACGTGGAAAACTCCATCGTCACCTGGCAAAGTAGAACAGAACTATAGGAACATTTTGGCTTTATGCTAAAAATtattctgattttcttttatggAATTTCTTACCACCATCAAAGGAATAAATGATGGGATTGGGATTTCCCAGGTCACCGTCTTTGGCTACAACAGTGAATATTTCAGATCCCTGTAGGAAAAGATCACCTGCTGTTAAACCAATAGTTAATGAATGATTATTTGTGAACATTGAAGGTAAATCTGATTTTGCCATCTGGCTGTAAAATATACTTTGAATATTTGCATTTATCCACTGCAAAATATACTTTTTCTTAAACATCTAtttaaataatctttttttcctgcatCATATTTTCAAAAAAAACTGATAATTTCCAACACAACAGCAGACATTAGGAGGAATTTCGAGTGCGTCATCCTGTGGCTGGTGCACAGCTCATCAGAACAAACCACAAATCTGTCatcaaattttaaaatgtcactgcCATAACTACGTCATTTGGATGAGAGCGAGACCAGGCAATCTGTCCTGTGATGCTGCGGTGACATTTTGTAACTGCGTTTACCTCCCGTGATTAAAGCTGCGAACACGGGCAGTGACGGCATCACTATAAATGTCAGCAATCATTTGTTGTGTGATAAGAAATAATGCTGCTCTGGGCACTttaattgaatatatatatatttatttatactttttTGGGACTGTGAATGGACAAATCAACTGTGTCGTTTGCTTGTCTCTTGCTATGCTGTGAAAATTCAGTGAAGTTctgtaaatgtattatttatcaTAACACAAGCAGCGTTAATTAGATCAAGCACAAAACCACAGTTACATACTCACCGGCTCTGACACTTCATAAACATAACCAAAATACGGCGTCCCAATAAAAGATGGGGACGTGTCCTGCGCATCTACAACGTTGACTGTCAGGGTGGCGGACGATGACATGAACTGCTCCTTGCCATTGAAATTTCCACCGCCATCCTGGAACAGGAGACAAAGTTGATAAGCAGCAGTCCAATcaaatttttttatttttcaactttCATTCAGTGTTTTTAACACAAATATGTTTTGCGTGATCTTGAGATCTGTCAAATGATGTTTCTGATACATGTGTGCTTGTTAGCAGTCCCTGTTTTTTTGTGCGTCGCTGCATTTCTAGACACGAAAGCACATCCTGAAAGTCAAACAGTCCATGGGCTGTGACATTCAGTGCATTCTGACATATCCGTTACCTTGGCAATGACGGTGACGAAGTGTGTCTTCGTTTTCTCAAAGTCCAACATTTCCCCAGCTTTAATACGAAGGACACCACTGTGTCTGTCGACGGCAAAGAGAGCAGGCCGAGGATTCTGTGATGGAGAAAACAGCTGGCTGTTAATCGCGTTTAAGGTCGCGTGAATAAAACTCTAAAGTCCCATTTACAACCACACACGTGAGATATCGCGATATGCAATCGGTAgacagcataaaaaaaatactcagtGCCTCTTGAATTGTGCCACAGTTTGCATGGTGTCTATCAGAATCAGTCCATCTGGATCCACAGAGCCTGCATGCTCAAGGACGGGGCGGGCAGGTGAAAGCTACTGGGTCCAGATGTGCACTGCCTTACTCCCTTGCACCCAAGACCAGCTGTTCTTTGGGCCTAATATTCCAAAGTGCAAGCTAACATAGACCCCCCCTCACCACCgcaactcaccccccccccacccaaagcAGCTTTCTAAGCTTTGGAGTACCTGACACAAATGTAATTGTGGTTTAATCCCCATTCTCGTTACATACATGAGTATTAATAAATGTAGCAGGTGTTGAACTTGTTATCAGCACATCGCATTACTTGCACTGCAGAATTTAGTTAGAACTCTATTAGAgggaggtttaaaaaaatgttttctgcttttgtgtCACATGCAATGTTCAAATTGTCTCACTGCAGGGTGATACCTGGAGGTAGTAGGTAACCGAGCCACCTGAGCCTGTGTCCCGGTCCACTGTCTCCACTTTGTAGATGCTGCTGCCAGATTCAGTCGTCTGAAatgtgcaacaacaacaaaaaaaaaaacacaatccaggtgaagaaaggaaggaagaaatgatgcagcatttgtttattttcatgcatttatggTAATGCACTGTCCTTTTTGCATGATGTGAGACTGAGGTTTCCATATGAATTCAAATTTCAAAGGTTCACAAAGCAAACGTCACATTTAAACTTACCTCTACTACATTTATGACTGCAGGCATGTTTTGGAATTCAGGCCTTTCATCGTTTGCATCCATTACAAATACCGTGACTCTTTCCACAACCTATAAGGGCAAGAGATTCGTCTTAAACATGAAACACGCTGCTTCATGTTAAGGTGCAACACTTGCAAACACAGTCCCACATTAAACTAGGTGTTTATACCCTGCTTTTCCCATCAGTGATGCTGACAAAGACGCCAATGGAATCTTGTTTCTGAGAACAAGTGAAAACAGTTTAAGCATtgatgatgaaaaaacaaattccatGTGAAATGTTTCATAGAATTCACATTGGCCATTTCCTTCTAACTCTGAGGCCTTCTTTGGCTTACCTCTCTGTCAAGCTGGTCCACTAATGTGATGTTTCCAGAGACGGGGTCAACCCTGAAGTATTCCTTGGAGCCTGGCTCAAATGAAAGACCGTACCTCACCTCCTGGCCCTCGGGGTCTGAGCCATTGAGACGATATATCTGTGTACCTAAAAGAAAGACATCAGGAATCAGTCTCTTCTTTCGACTGACTCAAACACATTTGGAAGAGTGAATGCCTATCTTATTTAACAGAAGAGACTACGACTCAGTGGGAACAGCACGATAAGCATCCTGACTGAAGGTGTAAAATGACAGATTCACAGCCAGGAATCTGTTGCTCTACTCAACAGGTGGTACAGTATATGAGAAGGTTAGTGCGAGCCCACGACATCTGCTCATCTATCAAATGGTATTTAACTATAACTTTGGCAACCGAAAGATGGCATCTTCTTGATTAGTTGTTGCGACAGCTTATTAGGTGCCCACACTGAATGTTCTGCGTGACGGAGGTCCATCTCACCGACAGCTGTGTCCTCTGAAAGGCTGAACAGTGCCAGGTTCCCGTTGTGGCTGTACGGCCCATTGTCGTAGAAGTAGGGGGCAAAGTCCGCTTGTGCTGAGAGCAATGACGTAAAACCATTGTTGAATGctcaaaatctttttatttcattcacctTAAATCGTAAAAACAATAATACACAAActctataaaaaaaaccctTAGAGAGTCTTTTATGACCCTTGCAAAATATTATAGAGATATTGCTGTTTCgctgattaaatattattaatgTATACCAATGTGGACATACAAACACTCCCTGCTTTACCTGAAACCTCTAACTGTAGTGGGATTAAAGGTTAGTTACGTCAACCTCTTAAAATACCACCTCTAAACATAGACATGAGATCAGTCGATGTGGAAATAATGCTTGCATTCATAATATCACAGTTaaaaatgtgcatttctttttagGCCTGGGttaatttcacatttccattaacaccaaaataattgtaaaataatttatGTGGCTCATGGCGTAAACTTCAGGAGGAACTAACCagggctgtaaaaaaaacatgaatgaattgAATACAACATGACATTAAATTAGAGGGTAAATAAAGCACCAATCCAACACTTCCACATACCAAAAAAACAAGCCATCTGATTGGGCACAAAGTTAATTGTAAGCAGGGAACCGAAAAAATGGAACTTACCGAAGCAggtgtgaacaaacacaaaaaccagTGGTAAATAAAATATCTTCACATTCTTCATCCTAAAGCGTGAAGTCATGAAGGTGCACCATGAACACGGCTCCGTGGAGAGTCCTGCACATGAGAAGCAGCTCCGAAGGTGTTTGTGGGTGATGGCAGACGGCTGAAGGCAGGTGCTCACATGATAATCCAATGACACAACTTAAGAGCTACTGCCGGGCCCCTTCAGTCCAACCGGGCCCGAGCACCAATCCACAGGGATGCAACTGTCTGCAGGCTGGACAGAACTTTACACGTGATGGATGGGAATATTTCACCCTGTCACTACATTTTTGTTATTTAAGTAGATCGACAACTTTTATTTGTGagaattaaataataaatatacatttattttctgagGTATAAATAGTCAAGATTAATTCAGTCTCAGGATGCAGATACTGCAAAATTATTAGCGatataattttaatattatACCATTCCTTTGGAAataataatgcagtcaaaaatgcaatttgtgtgtgtgtgtgtgtgtgtgtgtgtgtgtgggaggggggggggtggggggggggtggggggggggggggggggggggtgtcaatcATTCATTTGGTCTTTGAAGGATAAAAGACATCACTTTCACATGTTGCTCCTTCAAAACAAGCTCACCTGTCAGGTTACATTTTATGCTGTGGTCAGCTTTAATTCTCACCGTCCTGGCAGGTGGCCGGCCTAAAGATTAACCCACTGTGTTCTAATCTCCCTTCATCTTGTAATGCACAGAGCCTGTCTGAGGTTCCACAGGCTCCATCAGGCATCAAATGCCAAACTCCATGCAAGCAGCCATGCACGCAATCAAATGATGAGCACATTGTGTGCAACGAGCATTGCATGAGTTTGCTTGCAGATGATCCATCATCATCTGTAATAGCAAACCTGACCAACGTTTAAACCTTCATATGTGTGTCAGTGCGTACTTTTCTACAGTAAAAACCCGTCACTGAAGCTTATATGTACAAGTGTACACACATggatcactgcattaaaaataaaaataaatcatacgGATAAAAGCTCCACTGCTCATCGTCTTAGTTTCTAATCTCGTGCCTTCAGGCACAGCAGCACATGCCAACCTCTTCGTTCAGGGGCCATTTCCTAAAATATTTGTATGAGCTCAAATCAGCCACTGACGTAactgtaaaatgtattaaaacatgCTGTAAGCAGACGGCCCGTGTCACAATCATGCTTTAAAAGGATAAAGGATCCTTAGAGGCTTTAGCGTGCGGACGAAAACAGGAAGAGTTCAATGAATCAGGAGCAGCAAAGATGAAGCAATGCCAACAAAAAGAGCTAAAAGTCAAATTAGTTCATCTATCAAATAATAGATTATCacaaagatatcaagaacattTTGGAACATTTGTAAGAACTCCAAAACTACTGAAAATGTGCCCATTGATTAGCAGAAGTGTCAGAAATATTCTAAGAATATTTTATTCTACATAAAATATAGATTATATTCCGTAACAGAGAGACTATTTTCAGGGTGTACACTGAAAATATAATCAGTGTGAATATTTGCAGCACCTGTCAAGATACCCAAGTCTGCTCTGCCATTTtggattattattaataatctGGAGTGTGGTTTGCCAAGGGCAGAGGTTTGCATCTCGTCCAGGTCCACAGTAAAACTAGGTCAGCCCGTTAATCTCTCCATGTCGAGTCTGCTGTAGGTTAACAACCttttcatttcaaaaacatCTCAGAGTGCAAGCAGAATTTATACAAAAACAAGAATTCCCCCAAAACCATGAAAGATGTGACATTCTACATCTGCAGGGACAATCATTGGCTGAAATGACCCTCAGCAGCTTCGTGTTTATTATAGATAAGACGGTGAAGGAACACATTGGTGCTGATACCTCAAACCAAAACACATAACACTATACAGTTACAATAAATCCAAATGACAACATGCATGTGAAACCAAATCGAAGGATtacttttt
Above is a window of Brachionichthys hirsutus isolate HB-005 chromosome 7, CSIRO-AGI_Bhir_v1, whole genome shotgun sequence DNA encoding:
- the cdhr1a gene encoding cadherin-related family member 1a, whose protein sequence is MTSRFRMKNVKIFYLPLVFVFVHTCFAQADFAPYFYDNGPYSHNGNLALFSLSEDTAVGTQIYRLNGSDPEGQEVRYGLSFEPGSKEYFRVDPVSGNITLVDQLDREKQDSIGVFVSITDGKSRVVERVTVFVMDANDERPEFQNMPAVINVVETTESGSSIYKVETVDRDTGSGGSVTYYLQNPRPALFAVDRHSGVLRIKAGEMLDFEKTKTHFVTVIAKDGGGNFNGKEQFMSSSATLTVNVVDAQDTSPSFIGTPYFGYVYEVSEPGSEIFTVVAKDGDLGNPNPIIYSFDGGDDGVFHVNETSGCITLQILPVHLKREIFNIQVRASEVSPEGRLMDYGVTTVVIRVVDLNNNPPTFYGEHGPQTMFELTMCEHPPEGEILRGLKITVNDSDQGANAKFNLKLIGPGRMLRVVPQTVLNEAQVTILVEDSASMDYEKYHFLRYKLLAIEVDTPERFSATADVVIHLLDTNDNSPKFSSDYYISRIPENSPGGSNVVSVTATDPDSGPWGEVKYSIYGSGVDLFLIQPTTGIIYTQPWASLDAEVRSKYNFYVKAEDTEGKYSLAEVFVTVLDLNDHPPAFNDNFLETTMVIGAPVKIEAVDADAEIPNNVIEYTIMKAEPDNNIFDIDADTGEIVLKSYIKSMAIIQNITKQADCTWSLVVQARDQGQPSFSTTAVIKIDIAEATRINGGPLGSFLMQSRNKPLQILGMLAGVISLMVVVTVFISTAIFMRNKKSNRILPIRRIRRRKQKAWNFQNPFKKPENPGEKFQVEEEEQEQNITVENVNYNNNVNNVVRQWPPPPPPCAPCLPPPLPAYFPGQRQWAVPTVSATVATVKPKKKPGINRQDTMNRAMVSELKMRLEQKRMLKHH